A part of Sulfuricella sp. genomic DNA contains:
- a CDS encoding N-6 DNA methylase, whose amino-acid sequence MNKDQLKKLEADLWSAADKLRANSDLKSSEYATPVLGLIFLKFADNNYRRFETEIHAEYTKLKGTRREKKISDIAIEKCGFYLPDHARYEHLLNLPEEKDIAKALKEAMKAIEEYKPELEGVLPKDEYAALTRTDKTLPQSLLRTFADIPTDTTGDLFGQIYEYFLSEFARSEGQKGGEFFTPRSVVRLMVEIIEPHGGKVFDPACGSGGMFVQSAQFIAEHSKELKGSESGVYVCGQEKTRDTVNLAKMNLAVNGLRGEIKQANTYYEDPYQSFGAFDYVLANPPFNVDDVSLSSVEKDKRFNTYGIPRNKSKVKKADEGKETVPNGNYLWISLFATSLKEKGRAALVMANSASDARHSEADIRKTLIEQNLIYAMLTLPSNMFYTVTLPATLWFFDKAKTDDKILFIDARNIFTQIDRAHREFSEEHIQNIAIISQLHKGRRDKFVQLIDRYFAAGMERLVENKTKVEPVSAQLLEVLDDAGGKQAVGELVQQWAGLTKLRTRYAQYQEKHADETAVDKKNKAQQQLREAFDPFFVALHEGLKHLDKVVRQHEKQQAIQAQAVGKRGTTDRKTNALKGALEELHQEVKSAEMFYQHIHWLQERFPKAEYEDVTGLCKLASPADLKEQDYSLNAGRYVGVLIEEDGKTEEEFIGDLLSMNDELFSLNSAARGLESVIGHNIAQIAGDV is encoded by the coding sequence ATGAATAAAGACCAACTCAAAAAACTGGAAGCCGATCTGTGGAGCGCTGCCGACAAGCTGCGCGCCAACTCCGATCTTAAATCCAGCGAATACGCTACCCCGGTGCTGGGGCTGATCTTCCTCAAGTTCGCCGACAACAACTACCGCCGCTTTGAGACCGAAATTCACGCCGAGTACACCAAGCTCAAAGGCACCCGGCGCGAGAAGAAAATCTCCGACATCGCCATCGAAAAGTGCGGTTTCTACCTGCCCGATCATGCGCGCTACGAACACCTGCTGAATCTGCCGGAAGAGAAGGACATCGCCAAGGCGCTCAAGGAGGCGATGAAGGCCATTGAGGAATACAAGCCCGAGCTCGAAGGCGTATTGCCCAAGGACGAATATGCCGCGCTGACGCGCACCGACAAGACACTGCCGCAATCGTTGCTGCGCACCTTTGCCGACATTCCCACTGATACCACCGGCGACTTGTTCGGGCAGATTTACGAATACTTCCTGTCCGAATTCGCGCGCAGCGAAGGCCAAAAGGGCGGCGAATTTTTCACGCCGCGTTCCGTGGTGCGCCTGATGGTCGAGATCATCGAGCCGCACGGCGGCAAAGTGTTCGACCCCGCTTGCGGCTCCGGCGGCATGTTCGTGCAGTCGGCACAGTTTATCGCGGAACACAGCAAGGAGCTGAAAGGCTCGGAAAGTGGCGTATATGTCTGCGGCCAGGAAAAAACCCGCGACACCGTCAACCTCGCCAAGATGAACCTCGCGGTCAATGGCCTGCGCGGCGAAATCAAGCAGGCCAACACCTACTACGAAGACCCGTACCAGAGTTTTGGCGCATTCGATTACGTGCTCGCCAATCCCCCGTTCAACGTGGACGACGTGAGCCTCTCCAGCGTGGAGAAGGACAAGCGCTTCAACACCTACGGCATCCCGCGCAACAAGTCGAAAGTGAAGAAAGCCGACGAAGGCAAGGAAACCGTGCCCAACGGCAACTACCTGTGGATCAGCCTGTTCGCCACCTCTTTGAAAGAGAAGGGCCGCGCCGCGCTGGTGATGGCGAATTCCGCCTCCGATGCGCGCCACTCCGAAGCCGACATCCGCAAGACGCTGATCGAGCAAAACCTTATTTACGCCATGCTGACGTTGCCCTCGAACATGTTCTACACCGTCACGCTCCCGGCCACGCTGTGGTTTTTCGACAAGGCCAAGACCGACGACAAAATCCTGTTCATCGACGCGCGCAACATTTTCACCCAGATAGACCGCGCCCACCGCGAATTCAGTGAAGAGCACATCCAGAACATCGCCATCATCAGCCAGTTGCACAAGGGGCGGCGCGACAAGTTCGTGCAGCTCATAGACCGCTATTTCGCGGCAGGCATGGAAAGGCTGGTCGAGAACAAAACCAAAGTCGAACCCGTCTCCGCACAACTGCTCGAAGTGTTGGATGACGCAGGCGGCAAACAGGCTGTGGGCGAACTGGTGCAGCAATGGGCAGGTCTGACGAAGCTCAGAACCCGCTACGCGCAATACCAGGAAAAGCACGCGGATGAAACGGCGGTGGACAAGAAGAATAAGGCGCAGCAGCAATTGCGGGAGGCGTTCGATCCTTTCTTCGTTGCGCTGCATGAAGGCTTGAAGCATCTGGACAAGGTCGTGCGCCAGCACGAGAAGCAGCAGGCTATACAGGCGCAGGCAGTCGGCAAGCGCGGCACGACCGACCGCAAGACCAATGCGCTCAAGGGCGCACTGGAAGAATTGCACCAGGAAGTGAAGAGCGCCGAAATGTTCTACCAACACATCCACTGGCTACAGGAGCGCTTCCCCAAGGCGGAATACGAAGATGTCACCGGCCTGTGCAAACTTGCCAGCCCAGCGGACTTGAAGGAGCAGGACTACTCGCTGAATGCGGGTCGCTACGTCGGCGTGTTGATCGAAGAGGATGGGAAGACGGAAGAAGAATTCATCGGAGATTTGCTGTCGATGAACGACGAACTGTTCAGTCTGAATAGTGCGGCGCGAGGGCTGGAGTCAGTAATTGGTCATAACATCGCGCAGATTGCAGGGGATGTATGA
- a CDS encoding Fic family protein, whose product MKFETFQAGEWRQRYQYKSFEPVPVNHEWIWEDATINTLLESANRALGELNAFSLIVPDIDLFIEMHVVKEAQTSSRIEGTQTGIDEALMSEEQIQPEKRDDWREVRNYIEAVNTSIAELKSLPLSNRLLKRTHEILLSGVRGEHKQPGDFRTSQNWIGGSSLADAVFIPPHPDGVQDLMSDLEAFWHNEEIVVPHLIRVAISHYQFETIHPFLDGNGRIGRLMIPLYLVSHGLLAKPSLYLSDFFERNRASYYDALMRVRMSNDLIHWVRFFLQGVAETASKGRDVFQQILLLRTEVEHSVLSLGKRTVNARALLNLLYRKPVVSAADIETALLVSTPTANALIRDFEGLGLLEEITGQQRGRAYSFERYLSLFFS is encoded by the coding sequence ATGAAGTTTGAAACTTTCCAGGCAGGCGAGTGGCGGCAGCGCTACCAGTACAAGAGCTTCGAGCCGGTGCCGGTGAATCATGAGTGGATATGGGAGGATGCCACCATCAACACCTTGCTTGAGTCGGCCAACCGCGCGCTGGGTGAATTGAATGCCTTTTCCCTGATTGTGCCGGACATTGATTTGTTCATCGAGATGCACGTGGTGAAGGAGGCGCAGACTTCCAGCCGCATCGAGGGCACGCAGACCGGCATCGACGAGGCGTTGATGTCGGAGGAGCAGATTCAGCCGGAGAAGCGCGACGACTGGCGCGAGGTGCGCAATTACATCGAGGCGGTGAATACCTCTATTGCTGAACTGAAGAGTCTGCCGCTGTCGAACCGGCTGCTGAAACGGACACACGAAATTCTGCTGAGCGGGGTGCGCGGCGAACACAAACAGCCGGGTGACTTTCGCACCAGCCAGAACTGGATTGGTGGCTCCAGCCTGGCGGATGCGGTGTTTATTCCGCCTCACCCGGATGGTGTGCAAGATTTGATGAGCGACCTGGAGGCGTTTTGGCACAACGAAGAGATTGTGGTGCCGCACTTGATCCGGGTAGCGATCAGCCATTATCAGTTCGAGACCATCCACCCGTTTCTCGATGGCAATGGCCGTATCGGCCGCCTGATGATTCCGCTGTATCTGGTTAGCCACGGCCTGCTGGCGAAACCTTCCTTGTATTTATCGGATTTTTTCGAACGCAACCGGGCAAGCTATTACGATGCGCTAATGCGGGTGCGGATGTCGAACGACTTGATACACTGGGTGCGTTTCTTTCTGCAAGGCGTGGCGGAAACGGCCAGCAAGGGACGCGATGTGTTCCAGCAGATATTGCTGCTGCGTACCGAGGTGGAGCATAGCGTGCTGTCTTTGGGTAAGCGTACTGTCAATGCACGGGCTTTGCTGAACTTGCTGTATCGCAAGCCCGTTGTGTCAGCGGCCGATATCGAAACGGCGCTGTTGGTCAGCACGCCGACCGCTAATGCGCTGATCCGGGATTTTGAGGGGCTAGGCTTGCTTGAAGAAATTACCGGGCAGCAACGAGGGCGGGCTTATTCGTTTGAACGTTACCTAAGCCTGTTCTTTAGTTAA
- a CDS encoding MMPL family transporter → MKRWPLVVWLAALVFCIWIVAAHTRFRTDMAAFLPDSASPAQQLMVEQLRDGVASRVVLLALEGPEAGELARTSKKLARALEASGHFSYVRNGEQALTPAERERLMRYRYLLSPATDAAHFSQAGLQQSLQDSLQLLASPAGAMIRQLLPSDPTGEMLALLESWGGGSSGPGLNNGVWFSADGKRALLLAETLPPAFDIDAQILLGDDVRRIFAATSTSPQIRLLMSGPSIFAVQSRNLIHDDAWRLSMMATAVVAAILLLAYGSPRLLVLGMLPVACGALAGIAAVSLGYGTVHGITLGFGATLIGEAVDYPTYLFTQRAPHESLRQTLQRIWPTLRLAVLTTVFGSLTMLLSGFSGLSQLGMFSLAGVLTAGLMTRFVIPEIAPARFEIAERMALQAALARSATALTRLRWVPLAVLLCAAAYLAAQGKDLWENDLANLSPISQPAQQLDQSLRKELGAPDVRYLIAVPGKTRQDALERSEQLAPALQALVRQGTISGFDFAARVTPSQKTQAARQAALPETDTLRRNLQAALAATPFKPDIFEPFLQDVERSRHLPTLQAEDWHGTPLGSLAQGMLVRHGTGWVALIGLRDVRDDGALTAFMAGQPEGNAFLLDIKGESNRMITQYRDQSLLYSIFGVAAIVTVLGFGLRNFRAVFSVMLPVGAALVATAALLAGLGIKLSLFHIVSLLLVLGIGLNYGLFINLPAPLSPNSLPEGERDIGSLREHPFGEAERRRALFGVLVCVASSVSAFGALAFSSTPVLQAIGGTVALGSVLSLLFAAMWAEPAQ, encoded by the coding sequence TTGAAGCGCTGGCCGCTAGTCGTATGGCTTGCCGCGCTGGTCTTCTGCATCTGGATCGTGGCGGCACACACCCGCTTCCGCACCGACATGGCGGCCTTCCTGCCCGACAGCGCCTCGCCGGCGCAGCAGCTCATGGTCGAGCAGCTGCGCGACGGGGTGGCATCGCGCGTGGTATTGCTCGCGCTGGAAGGCCCGGAAGCCGGCGAGCTGGCCCGGACCAGCAAGAAGCTGGCGCGCGCGCTGGAAGCCAGCGGCCATTTCAGCTACGTGCGCAACGGCGAACAGGCCCTAACCCCGGCGGAACGCGAGCGCCTGATGCGATACCGCTACCTGCTCAGCCCGGCAACGGATGCCGCGCATTTCAGCCAGGCCGGGCTGCAGCAATCCCTGCAGGACAGCCTGCAACTGCTGGCCTCCCCGGCTGGCGCCATGATCAGGCAACTGCTGCCTTCCGATCCGACGGGCGAAATGCTCGCTCTGCTCGAAAGCTGGGGCGGCGGCAGCAGCGGACCTGGCTTGAACAATGGCGTGTGGTTCTCCGCCGACGGCAAGCGTGCGCTACTGCTGGCCGAAACCCTCCCCCCCGCTTTCGACATCGACGCGCAGATATTGCTTGGTGATGACGTGCGGCGGATTTTTGCTGCGACCAGCACCAGCCCGCAAATCAGACTGCTCATGAGCGGGCCGAGTATTTTCGCGGTGCAGTCGCGCAACCTCATCCACGACGACGCCTGGCGCCTGAGCATGATGGCGACCGCGGTGGTGGCGGCAATCCTGCTGCTGGCCTACGGATCGCCGCGCCTGCTGGTGCTCGGCATGCTACCAGTGGCGTGCGGCGCGCTGGCCGGCATTGCCGCGGTAAGCCTGGGTTACGGCACGGTGCACGGCATCACCCTGGGCTTCGGCGCCACACTGATCGGCGAGGCAGTGGATTATCCGACCTACCTGTTCACCCAGCGCGCCCCGCACGAATCGCTGCGCCAGACGCTGCAACGCATCTGGCCCACGCTGCGGCTGGCGGTGCTGACCACCGTGTTCGGCAGCCTCACCATGCTGCTCTCCGGCTTCTCCGGCCTGTCGCAACTGGGCATGTTTTCCCTCGCCGGGGTGCTCACGGCGGGGCTGATGACGCGCTTCGTCATCCCCGAAATCGCCCCCGCCCGTTTTGAAATCGCGGAAAGAATGGCGCTGCAGGCGGCTCTGGCGCGCAGCGCAACGGCGCTCACCCGCCTGCGCTGGGTTCCCCTGGCGGTGCTGTTGTGCGCCGCGGCCTACCTGGCAGCCCAGGGAAAAGACTTGTGGGAGAACGACCTCGCCAACCTGAGCCCGATATCGCAACCGGCCCAGCAACTCGACCAGAGCCTGCGCAAGGAGCTGGGCGCGCCGGACGTGCGCTACCTGATCGCGGTGCCGGGCAAGACCCGGCAGGATGCGCTGGAGCGCAGCGAACAGCTTGCGCCCGCGCTGCAGGCGCTGGTGCGGCAAGGCACCATCAGCGGATTCGATTTTGCCGCGCGCGTCACCCCGAGCCAGAAAACACAGGCCGCGCGCCAGGCCGCCCTGCCGGAAACGGATACGCTGCGGCGCAACCTGCAAGCCGCGCTCGCCGCCACGCCATTCAAGCCGGATATTTTCGAACCCTTCCTCCAGGACGTGGAGCGCTCGCGCCATCTGCCCACGCTGCAAGCCGAGGACTGGCACGGCACGCCCCTGGGTTCGCTGGCGCAGGGCATGCTGGTCAGGCACGGCACGGGCTGGGTGGCGCTGATTGGATTGCGCGATGTCAGGGATGATGGCGCGCTCACCGCTTTCATGGCCGGGCAGCCCGAGGGAAATGCTTTCCTGCTGGACATCAAGGGCGAATCCAACCGCATGATCACGCAATACCGCGACCAGTCGCTGCTGTACTCGATATTCGGCGTGGCGGCCATCGTCACTGTGCTGGGCTTCGGCCTGCGCAACTTCCGCGCGGTGTTCTCGGTGATGCTGCCGGTCGGCGCGGCGCTCGTGGCTACCGCCGCCCTGCTGGCCGGGCTGGGCATCAAGCTGTCGCTGTTCCACATCGTTTCGCTGCTGCTGGTGCTGGGCATCGGCCTCAATTACGGCCTGTTCATCAACCTGCCCGCCCCCCTCTCTCCTAACTCTCTCCCAGAGGGAGAGAGGGACATAGGCTCGCTACGCGAGCATCCCTTTGGGGAAGCCGAGCGGCGGCGCGCCCTGTTCGGGGTGCTAGTATGCGTGGCCAGCAGCGTCAGCGCCTTCGGCGCCCTGGCCTTCTCCTCCACCCCGGTATTGCAGGCAATCGGCGGCACGGTGGCACTGGGCTCGGTTTTGTCCTTGTTGTTTGCCGCCATGTGGGCGGAGCCTGCGCAGTGA
- a CDS encoding acyl-CoA synthetase, translated as MSRNWLGQQERGSLFLMRLITWIALNIGRPAGRLLLVPISLYFLLFSGKARQASRLYLRRALGREPGWPDVYRHYFCFSATILDRLYFLSGRHASFDIAVHGVEPLLEYLQRGQGCVLLGAHLGSFEVLRTLAVQFGKVPFAMLMHTDNAHKMNAIINGLNPEMAGSIIAMGSPDGLLRAREVIDAGGIIGMLSDRVRPGDKTLPCQFFGAEAALPDGPLAFASIMHAPVLLCLGLYRGGRRYDVHFELLAEAIDAPRARRREVIHGYLQQYVSRLEHYCRSAPYNWFNFYDYWQTH; from the coding sequence ATGAGCCGTAACTGGCTGGGGCAGCAGGAGCGCGGGAGCCTGTTCCTGATGCGCCTGATCACCTGGATCGCGCTCAATATCGGCCGCCCTGCGGGACGCCTGCTGCTGGTGCCGATCAGCCTGTATTTCCTGCTTTTCTCCGGCAAGGCGCGGCAGGCTTCGCGCCTTTACCTGCGCCGTGCCCTGGGGCGCGAACCCGGCTGGCCGGATGTGTACCGCCACTATTTCTGCTTTTCCGCCACCATTCTCGACCGGCTGTATTTTCTCTCCGGCCGCCATGCTTCCTTCGACATCGCGGTGCACGGCGTCGAGCCGCTACTCGAGTACCTGCAGCGCGGGCAAGGCTGCGTCCTGCTGGGCGCGCACCTCGGCAGCTTCGAAGTGCTGCGCACGCTGGCGGTGCAATTCGGCAAGGTCCCTTTCGCCATGCTGATGCACACCGACAACGCGCACAAGATGAACGCCATCATCAACGGCCTCAACCCGGAAATGGCCGGCTCCATCATCGCCATGGGTTCGCCCGACGGACTGTTGCGCGCCAGGGAAGTGATCGACGCCGGCGGCATCATCGGCATGCTCAGCGACCGCGTCAGGCCAGGCGACAAGACCCTTCCCTGCCAGTTTTTCGGCGCCGAGGCCGCCCTGCCGGACGGCCCGCTGGCCTTTGCCAGCATCATGCATGCCCCGGTACTGCTGTGCCTCGGCCTGTATCGCGGCGGCCGCCGTTACGACGTGCATTTCGAGCTGCTGGCGGAAGCCATCGACGCCCCCCGCGCCCGCCGCCGCGAGGTTATTCACGGCTACCTGCAACAATACGTTTCGCGCCTGGAACACTATTGCCGCAGCGCGCCCTACAACTGGTTCAACTTCTATGATTACTGGCAAACGCATTAA
- a CDS encoding Fic family protein — protein MRGKRFYDGLDDDVRAILLAQIRNLWTHASTAIEGNSLSLGETAFVLDEGLTIAGKPLKDHQEVVGHARAIELVYAFLDLPALSEQELFLLHQAVLTDHVADIYRPAGAWKKEANFTNAMGPDGRQFMREYPAPARVPALMAEWLVLLNRAFRMEDMDENQAAACYAGLHLSFVSIHPFFDGNGRMARLLCNLPLLRSGYPPIVVPTAMRREYLAAISVYQNGITDLPGLSSLGGLPQSDAEKQFEALCQEFAREGRELVSNAFRLQEDRKRGREGGI, from the coding sequence ATGCGGGGAAAACGGTTTTACGATGGCCTGGACGATGATGTGCGCGCCATCCTCCTGGCGCAGATCCGCAATTTGTGGACCCATGCGTCGACCGCCATCGAGGGCAACTCGCTGTCGCTCGGCGAAACCGCCTTCGTGCTCGACGAAGGCCTGACCATTGCCGGGAAGCCGCTCAAGGACCACCAGGAAGTCGTCGGCCACGCGCGCGCCATCGAGCTGGTGTATGCATTCCTCGACCTGCCCGCCTTGAGCGAACAGGAGCTTTTCCTCCTGCATCAGGCGGTCCTGACCGATCATGTCGCGGACATTTACCGCCCGGCCGGCGCATGGAAAAAGGAAGCGAACTTCACCAATGCCATGGGGCCGGACGGACGGCAATTCATGCGCGAATACCCCGCGCCGGCCCGCGTTCCGGCGCTCATGGCCGAGTGGCTGGTGCTTCTCAACCGCGCGTTCCGGATGGAAGACATGGACGAGAACCAGGCCGCCGCCTGTTACGCCGGCCTGCATCTGTCGTTCGTCTCGATCCACCCGTTCTTCGACGGCAACGGACGCATGGCCCGCCTGCTGTGCAATTTACCGCTGCTGCGGTCCGGCTATCCGCCCATCGTCGTGCCAACCGCCATGCGGCGCGAATACCTGGCGGCGATCTCCGTTTACCAGAACGGCATTACCGACCTTCCGGGGTTATCGTCGCTAGGAGGGCTACCGCAAAGCGACGCCGAAAAACAATTCGAGGCCTTGTGCCAAGAATTCGCGCGCGAGGGGCGGGAGCTGGTTAGCAATGCGTTCAGGTTGCAGGAAGATAGGAAGCGGGGACGCGAAGGCGGAATATGA
- a CDS encoding LolA-related protein, translated as MITGKRINPGHCERSEAISFYVDRTAARLPRRLRLLAMTAALLTWTGAAHAEWTADTLLKALAERPAGQSRYSETKTSALLKEPLKSSGTLRYKKPAFLEKRVQTPFEEILTVDGGQMTWEKPAANKKHTMTLRDYPVVWGFIESMRATLNGDAKTLQRFYKVRLDGDERQWTLVLLPSDIDMAQFIRVIRISGSKTQLATVEIEEAGGDRSLMTLSEETK; from the coding sequence ATGATTACTGGCAAACGCATTAACCCCGGTCATTGCGAGCGCAGCGAAGCAATCTCGTTCTACGTCGATCGAACGGCAGCGAGATTGCCGCGCCGCCTGCGGCTCCTCGCAATGACAGCCGCCCTGCTCACCTGGACCGGCGCCGCCCATGCCGAGTGGACTGCCGACACCCTGCTCAAAGCCCTGGCGGAGCGCCCCGCCGGCCAATCGCGCTACAGCGAGACCAAGACCTCCGCCCTGCTCAAGGAGCCGCTCAAGTCGAGCGGCACGCTGCGCTACAAAAAACCCGCTTTCCTGGAAAAACGCGTGCAAACCCCGTTCGAGGAAATCCTCACCGTGGACGGCGGCCAGATGACCTGGGAAAAACCGGCAGCGAACAAGAAACACACCATGACGCTGCGCGACTACCCGGTGGTGTGGGGCTTTATCGAAAGCATGCGCGCCACGCTCAACGGCGACGCAAAAACCCTGCAACGCTTCTACAAGGTGCGCCTCGACGGCGACGAACGGCAATGGACCCTGGTGCTGCTGCCATCGGACATCGACATGGCGCAGTTCATCCGCGTGATCCGCATCAGCGGCAGCAAGACGCAGCTGGCGACGGTGGAAATCGAGGAAGCCGGCGGCGACCGCAGCCTCATGACCCTGAGCGAGGAAACGAAGTGA
- a CDS encoding restriction endonuclease subunit S, translating to MTSQFFRTVAELENLGEASLQTGPFGTQLKASEYVDEGIPVINVRNIGFGDVRKEDLEYLNEAKAEKLHQHRLRKGDIVFGRKGAVERHALIDESVDGWIQGSDCLRLRINSQDVCERYLSHYLKTQAHQDWMQALCSFGATMSSLNQDIVRRISFPAPPIEVQRKIAATLTAYDELIENNQRRIALLEKMAEEIYREWFVRMRFPGHEKVKVIKGVPEGWQRTKVATLTSYLKRGVAPQYDDLAEGIAINQKCIRDGKLDLNFARRQSRDVPADRQVRFGDVLVNSTGEGTLGRVAQVLVPLSNCIVDSHVTIVRPKPDVPIHYFGMTLKAWEVHFITMGRGATNQTELAPSVIGGVEITVPSKPLQEAFESHAEPLFAQITHLRDQNVRLVRTRDLLLPRLISGKLSVENLDIQFPPGMEDRP from the coding sequence ATGACTTCCCAATTCTTTCGTACAGTCGCGGAGTTAGAGAACCTTGGGGAAGCCAGTTTGCAAACAGGCCCCTTCGGCACGCAACTCAAAGCCAGCGAATACGTTGATGAAGGCATCCCTGTCATTAATGTCCGCAACATTGGCTTTGGCGACGTAAGGAAAGAAGACCTCGAATATCTGAACGAGGCTAAGGCTGAGAAACTCCATCAACATCGCTTACGCAAGGGCGATATTGTGTTTGGGCGCAAAGGAGCCGTGGAACGGCATGCTCTCATCGACGAAAGCGTGGATGGTTGGATTCAGGGTTCGGACTGTCTGCGCCTGCGGATTAATAGCCAGGATGTTTGCGAGCGATATTTGTCTCATTACCTCAAGACACAGGCACATCAAGATTGGATGCAAGCGCTCTGTTCGTTCGGCGCAACCATGAGCTCATTGAATCAGGATATCGTGCGCCGGATCAGTTTTCCTGCACCGCCCATTGAAGTGCAGCGGAAAATTGCGGCGACACTCACCGCCTATGACGAACTGATCGAAAATAACCAGCGGCGTATCGCGCTGCTGGAAAAGATGGCCGAGGAAATCTACCGTGAGTGGTTCGTGCGCATGCGCTTCCCCGGCCACGAGAAGGTGAAGGTCATCAAGGGCGTGCCGGAAGGGTGGCAGCGAACAAAAGTGGCGACACTAACAAGCTATTTAAAGCGAGGTGTCGCGCCACAATACGATGATCTTGCAGAAGGTATCGCAATCAATCAAAAGTGCATCCGAGACGGCAAGCTAGACCTGAATTTTGCTCGTCGCCAATCGAGAGATGTGCCTGCCGATAGACAAGTCAGATTTGGCGACGTGCTGGTCAACTCCACTGGTGAAGGCACTCTTGGTCGTGTCGCTCAAGTGCTGGTTCCATTATCAAACTGCATTGTCGATTCGCACGTTACGATAGTTCGCCCAAAACCGGATGTTCCTATTCACTATTTTGGGATGACGCTAAAGGCATGGGAAGTGCATTTTATTACGATGGGGCGAGGAGCTACCAACCAAACCGAGCTTGCTCCTTCGGTTATAGGTGGCGTCGAAATTACTGTGCCATCGAAGCCGTTACAGGAAGCATTCGAGTCACACGCCGAACCATTGTTCGCGCAAATCACGCATCTGAGAGATCAAAATGTGCGCCTTGTGCGGACACGCGACCTACTTCTCCCGCGCCTCATCTCCGGCAAACTCTCCGTCGAAAACCTCGACATCCAGTTCCCGCCCGGCATGGAGGATCGCCCATGA